GTTTCAAGTTTTGCCGTCGGCGCTTGAACCGTTCTATTGTAGATAAACGGTCCCGTATTTTCCCACTTAACCGCGACGGTTCGTTCTGTTATTGAGAAAGTTTTACTTGTGTTCGCCAATTGAATATTGTCGTTAGGTGTTGTCAGTGTTGCCGTTGCAATATAATTATTACCAACGTTTGTTTGCTGTTCTATTACCGTAAGCGGCATGCTTGTTCCGTTCAATAGTGTAGCCGTTACCGTTGGCGACTGAGGTTCTCCATTCCACTCAAGTGTTAAGTTGCCCCAAATTACGTTTACTACCTCAATCCATTTGGCGTAGAGGGTAATATTAGCTGTAACTACGTCGGTTTCAAAGTTCCATGGTATTGTTAATGTGGCGTCTTTATACCAGCCGATAAAAGTGCAATTGGTTTTTGCAGGGTCTTTGGGTTTGTTGACTTTTGCACCCATTTCCACAATTATATCGGCAACTGCAAAACCTTCATTGGAATTAAATGTTACAACTCTTATTGCTTTCTGCGGGTCAAAACAAAATACAGTCGTAATTGACTTGTTTAATCCTGTGATTTTATCTTCTCCGGTAAAATAATTATTTCTCACATCTAATTCCTTCAGTTTGACATTCTTTGATACATCAAGAGCAGTCAATACATTGTCGTTGCAATACAAATATGTCAGTTCGGTATTCTTTGATATATTAAAAGTTGTTAATTGATTATAGGCACACCACAATCCGGTTAGTTTTGTATTTTTCGATACATCAAGTGCAATCAATTGATTGTTGTTGCACCGCAACGTTTTTAACTCGGAAAAATATTCTATACCGGCAAGAGAAGTTATATTTTTATTCGACACGTCAAGTGTTGTCCTAGTATTTACATCACTGTAATATATTGGCTCTCCAAATGCCTTATCAATTATGTTATACACTTCCGTCTTAAAATTCTGGTCTGTGAAATACGCAGTAATGTCTAACGTTTCCGGACTATTCTGCGGCGAAAAAAATAAATTTTTAGTAATTGACTTATTTAAGCCTATGATTTTATCTTCTCCGGTGAAATAATTGGAGTGGCAAAACAACCTCGTCAGCGCAGTATTCTTCGACACATCCAGTGTTGTCAGTTGATTGTCGGAGCAAGACAACGTCGTCAGGGCGGTACATCCCGACACATCCAGTGTCGTCAGTTGATTGTCGGAGCAATCCAACTCCGTCAGGGCGGTACATCCCGACACATCCAGCGTTGTCAATTGATTGCAGTAGCAATCCAACGTCGTCAGGGCGGTACATCCCGACACATCCAGTGTTGTCAGTTGATTGTCGGAGCAATCCAACGTCGTCAGGGCGGTACATCCCGACACATCCAGCGTTGTCAGTTGATTGCGGGGAACATACAACGATGTCAATCCTGTAAAGTATTCTATACCGGAAAAAGAAGTTATGTGCTTATATTTCATCGTAAGCTCCTTCACAGTATCCACATCCGTATCATATATCGGAGCGGGAGCGGTTTTATTTATCGCTTTATATACTTCCGCCTTAAAGTTCGGGTCGGTGAACTTATCCGTTATATCTACCTGTCCCATCGCCACAACTGCGGCAATCACCATCACCGACATTACTTTGAGAAAACCGTTTTTGTTCAGCATAATAACACCCCTCTG
This Chitinispirillales bacterium DNA region includes the following protein-coding sequences:
- a CDS encoding leucine-rich repeat domain-containing protein produces the protein MLNKNGFLKVMSVMVIAAVVAMGQVDITDKFTDPNFKAEVYKAINKTAPAPIYDTDVDTVKELTMKYKHITSFSGIEYFTGLTSLYVPRNQLTTLDVSGCTALTTLDCSDNQLTTLDVSGCTALTTLDCYCNQLTTLDVSGCTALTELDCSDNQLTTLDVSGCTALTTLSCSDNQLTTLDVSKNTALTRLFCHSNYFTGEDKIIGLNKSITKNLFFSPQNSPETLDITAYFTDQNFKTEVYNIIDKAFGEPIYYSDVNTRTTLDVSNKNITSLAGIEYFSELKTLRCNNNQLIALDVSKNTKLTGLWCAYNQLTTFNISKNTELTYLYCNDNVLTALDVSKNVKLKELDVRNNYFTGEDKITGLNKSITTVFCFDPQKAIRVVTFNSNEGFAVADIIVEMGAKVNKPKDPAKTNCTFIGWYKDATLTIPWNFETDVVTANITLYAKWIEVVNVIWGNLTLEWNGEPQSPTVTATLLNGTSMPLTVIEQQTNVGNNYIATATLTTPNDNIQLANTSKTFSITERTVAVKWENTGPFIYNRTVQAPTAKLET